A region of Streptomyces sp. NBC_01264 DNA encodes the following proteins:
- a CDS encoding succinate dehydrogenase, whose translation MALATRTDRRPSTTRTLWDSSVGKKSVMAVSGLIMLGYLVVHMLGNLKIFFGADEFNGYAHWLRTLGSPFLHHEWALWIVRVALVAAVVAHGVCAYQLSRRDIKARPVKYAHKRRRASYATRTMRWGGIILALFIVWHLLDLTTLTVNERAWAGHPYENVLATFSTWYGNTIYLVAMAALGLHVRHGFWSAAQTLGAGNARRDRTLKFLANALALVLFAGFVSVPVAVMTGVVS comes from the coding sequence ATGGCTCTGGCAACGCGGACGGATCGACGGCCGTCCACCACGCGCACGCTCTGGGACTCCTCCGTCGGCAAGAAGTCCGTGATGGCCGTCTCCGGCCTGATCATGCTCGGCTACCTCGTCGTGCACATGCTCGGCAACCTCAAGATCTTCTTCGGGGCGGACGAGTTCAACGGCTACGCCCACTGGCTGCGCACCCTCGGCTCGCCCTTCCTGCACCACGAGTGGGCCCTGTGGATCGTCCGGGTCGCGCTGGTCGCGGCCGTCGTCGCGCACGGGGTCTGCGCCTACCAGCTCAGCCGCCGCGACATCAAGGCGCGCCCGGTGAAGTACGCCCACAAGCGCCGCCGCGCGAGCTATGCCACCCGCACCATGCGCTGGGGCGGCATCATCCTCGCCCTCTTCATCGTCTGGCACCTGCTCGACCTCACCACGCTCACCGTGAACGAGCGGGCCTGGGCCGGGCACCCGTACGAGAACGTCCTCGCCACCTTCTCCACCTGGTACGGCAACACCATCTACCTCGTGGCGATGGCCGCCCTCGGACTGCACGTCCGCCACGGCTTCTGGAGCGCCGCCCAGACCCTCGGCGCGGGCAACGCCCGGCGGGACAGGACGCTGAAGTTCCTGGCCAACGCCCTCGCCCTCGTCCTCTTCGCGGGCTTCGTGTCCGTGC
- a CDS encoding LysR family transcriptional regulator, with protein sequence MQFQQLVYFVAVAETRHFTRAAEREHVAQPSLSQQIKALERELGAELFSRARGNITLTDAGETLLPLARRILADADTARLEVQELAQLRRGRIRLGATPSLCTGLLPGVLRAFHTAHPGIELLIEESGSLDLVRELARGSLDLALIALPLPPSAPALTTMELLTEDLVVVSSAALPPPAGGGPLTVAALRDEPMVMFRHGYDLRDLTVAACRAEGFEPAFTVEGGEMDAVLGFVRAGLGIAVVPAMVVGHAGSGLRSTPLTGSPLRRTIALAHRTDVAPPRAARELKRILLG encoded by the coding sequence ATGCAGTTCCAGCAGCTGGTCTACTTCGTCGCCGTCGCCGAGACCCGGCACTTCACCCGCGCGGCCGAGCGCGAGCACGTGGCTCAGCCCTCACTGTCGCAGCAGATCAAGGCGCTCGAACGCGAACTGGGCGCCGAGCTCTTCAGCCGGGCGCGCGGGAACATCACGCTCACCGATGCCGGCGAGACCCTGCTGCCGCTGGCCCGGCGGATCCTCGCGGACGCCGACACGGCCCGGCTGGAGGTGCAGGAACTGGCGCAGCTCCGGCGCGGCCGGATCCGCCTGGGGGCCACCCCGAGCCTGTGCACCGGCCTTCTGCCGGGCGTGCTCCGCGCCTTCCACACCGCCCATCCGGGGATCGAGCTGCTGATCGAGGAGAGCGGTTCGCTGGACCTCGTACGGGAGCTCGCGCGCGGGTCCCTGGACCTCGCGCTGATCGCCCTGCCGCTGCCCCCCTCGGCGCCGGCGCTGACCACGATGGAACTGCTGACGGAGGACCTGGTGGTGGTCTCCTCGGCGGCCCTCCCCCCTCCGGCGGGCGGCGGCCCGCTCACGGTGGCCGCGCTGCGCGACGAACCGATGGTGATGTTCCGGCACGGCTACGACCTGCGGGACCTGACCGTGGCGGCCTGCCGTGCGGAGGGCTTCGAGCCGGCGTTCACGGTGGAGGGCGGCGAGATGGACGCCGTACTGGGCTTCGTCCGCGCGGGGCTCGGCATCGCGGTGGTCCCGGCGATGGTGGTCGGCCACGCGGGCTCCGGACTCCGCTCGACCCCCCTGACGGGCTCCCCCCTGCGCCGCACGATCGCCCTGGCCCACCGCACGGACGTGGCACCCCCGCGCGCGGCGCGCGAGCTGAAACGCATCTTGCTGGGCTGA
- a CDS encoding TetR family transcriptional regulator, which produces MENTPGLRENKKLRTRRQLAATALELFLERGFDAVSVADIAAAAEVSKPTLFRYFPSKEDLVLDRFADHQDEAARVVRDRAAGQTPVAAVRAHFLAALAERDPITGLCDHPNVLAFERLLYSTASLESRLAHYTGREVELLAAVLEAEAVDPLTARLSAGYLVAARQELGRENWRRIDAGRSADEAHPAAVADAERAFALLSDGLDRALPARRS; this is translated from the coding sequence ATGGAGAACACCCCGGGTCTGCGCGAGAACAAGAAGCTCCGTACGCGTCGCCAGCTGGCGGCCACGGCGCTGGAACTCTTCCTGGAGCGGGGCTTCGACGCCGTCTCGGTGGCGGACATCGCAGCCGCCGCCGAGGTCTCCAAGCCCACGCTGTTCCGCTATTTCCCCAGCAAGGAGGACCTGGTCCTCGACCGCTTCGCCGACCATCAGGACGAGGCGGCGCGCGTCGTGCGCGACCGGGCCGCGGGTCAGACCCCGGTGGCGGCCGTGCGCGCCCACTTCCTGGCGGCGCTCGCCGAGCGCGACCCGATCACCGGCCTCTGCGACCACCCGAACGTGCTCGCCTTCGAGCGGCTGCTCTACAGCACCGCCAGTCTGGAATCCCGGCTGGCCCACTACACCGGCCGCGAGGTGGAGTTGCTCGCCGCCGTGCTCGAAGCCGAAGCGGTCGACCCGCTCACCGCACGCCTGTCGGCCGGATACCTGGTGGCGGCCCGTCAGGAGCTGGGCCGGGAGAACTGGCGCCGCATCGACGCCGGCCGGAGCGCCGACGAGGCACACCCGGCCGCCGTGGCGGACGCGGAGCGCGCCTTCGCCCTCCTGTCCGACGGCCTCGACCGGGCGCTGCCCGCCCGGCGTTCCTGA